A portion of the Nitrospira defluvii genome contains these proteins:
- a CDS encoding barstar family protein: MSLTALQSIKKPWAHLLVHAEGEALDKLLSVPAHFITKIISGKKCRTKAGLLDEFSRVFSFPDYFGHNWDALEECLADLDWLPAKGYLIVVTDADQVLTKPDEEDDFETFVEILNEAGEAWSLKESEDATGDGLPFHAVLAVSERHKRSRHNWFAPPLAMERKTPKSAGTKGSKPSGR; the protein is encoded by the coding sequence ATGTCGCTTACCGCACTCCAGTCAATAAAAAAACCCTGGGCGCATCTCCTGGTGCATGCCGAAGGAGAGGCGCTCGATAAACTGCTCTCCGTTCCCGCGCATTTTATCACCAAGATCATCTCCGGCAAAAAATGCAGAACCAAGGCGGGACTGCTGGATGAGTTCAGCCGGGTCTTCTCTTTTCCGGACTATTTCGGCCACAACTGGGATGCCCTCGAAGAGTGCCTGGCCGACCTGGACTGGTTGCCGGCCAAGGGCTACCTCATCGTGGTGACGGATGCCGACCAGGTGCTGACGAAACCGGACGAGGAGGACGACTTCGAAACGTTTGTCGAAATCCTGAATGAAGCCGGTGAGGCCTGGAGCCTGAAAGAATCCGAAGACGCCACTGGCGACGGCCTGCCGTTTCACGCAGTGCTGGCCGTGTCCGAGCGGCATAAGCGCAGTCGTCATAATTGGTTCGCCCCACCCTTAGCCATGGAACGGAAGACACCCAAGTCCGCAGGGACCAAGGGGTCAAAACCAAGCGGTCGCTAG
- a CDS encoding YidB family protein, giving the protein MGLLDQLGQAAVGMMGQASDQNPLMKAVVGLLGQQSTVGGLGGLIQAFQNNGLGEIVNSWVSTGKNLPISPQQIQQGLGGDLLKQLASQAGLSPDAAGNQLANLLPGLIDKLTPDGKLPDSHVIEQGLNLLRGKLG; this is encoded by the coding sequence ATGGGACTGCTCGATCAACTCGGCCAGGCGGCAGTAGGAATGATGGGGCAGGCGAGCGATCAGAACCCTTTGATGAAAGCGGTGGTCGGCCTGCTGGGGCAACAAAGCACCGTCGGCGGGCTCGGCGGGCTCATTCAAGCCTTTCAGAACAATGGGCTGGGCGAGATCGTCAATTCCTGGGTCAGTACGGGAAAAAATCTGCCGATCTCTCCGCAACAAATCCAACAGGGATTGGGCGGGGACCTACTGAAGCAGCTGGCATCTCAAGCGGGGCTGAGCCCGGATGCAGCCGGCAACCAGTTGGCGAACCTGCTCCCCGGCCTCATCGACAAGCTGACACCGGACGGCAAACTGCCCGATTCGCACGTGATT
- the pyk gene encoding pyruvate kinase produces the protein MRKAKIVCTIGPASDGAAVLDQLIQSGMNAARLNFSHGTHDSHGHAIKVIRESADRQGVAVAIIQDLQGPRIRVGEIDGALVLVAGGRVRLRTMTLRSGGQIGARTALSPGAMQEIPVTYQALTRDIRPGAKILIDDGLVELTADRVVDGMVECTVVVGGRVTSHKGMNLPGTVVSAPTLTDKDRDDLRFGVAQGVDYIALSFVRGAEDVIAAKRLIAECGGDVPVIAKIERQEAVTDLEAILAHADGVMVARGDLGVELGPEAVPVLQKRIIATANRHRRLVITATQMLESMTQHTRPTRAEASDVANAVFDGTDAVMLSAETAVGQYPVEVVQVMDRIVRAAEVETGPAFVRRAAKEERRLSFEEAICLSASSAAAATGASAIVAFSERGMTARLVSKQRPAAPIISFTPFAPVRRQMALYWGVLPHTMVQIPTTDERVNEAERRLKAEGLVSPGQRIVILSGTRIGQPGGTNLMKLHEVG, from the coding sequence ATGCGTAAAGCTAAAATCGTCTGCACCATCGGTCCGGCGAGCGATGGCGCGGCTGTGCTTGATCAGCTGATCCAGAGCGGCATGAACGCGGCGCGCCTGAATTTTTCCCATGGCACCCATGACTCCCATGGGCATGCGATCAAAGTCATTCGCGAGTCGGCCGACCGTCAGGGCGTCGCCGTCGCCATCATCCAAGACCTGCAGGGCCCGCGCATTCGCGTCGGAGAGATCGACGGCGCCTTGGTGTTGGTCGCCGGTGGCCGTGTCCGGTTGCGGACCATGACCTTACGATCCGGCGGGCAGATCGGCGCCCGGACTGCGCTCTCCCCCGGCGCCATGCAAGAAATTCCGGTCACCTACCAGGCGCTGACCAGGGACATTCGGCCGGGGGCCAAAATACTGATCGATGACGGGCTTGTGGAATTGACGGCCGACCGCGTCGTCGATGGCATGGTGGAATGTACGGTGGTGGTGGGTGGTCGCGTGACGTCCCACAAGGGCATGAATTTACCGGGCACCGTGGTCAGCGCCCCGACATTGACGGACAAAGACCGGGACGATCTGCGATTCGGTGTGGCGCAGGGTGTGGACTATATCGCGCTGTCGTTTGTGCGTGGGGCGGAGGATGTCATTGCCGCGAAGCGGTTGATCGCCGAGTGTGGTGGCGATGTACCGGTCATCGCAAAAATCGAACGACAGGAAGCCGTGACGGATTTGGAGGCGATTCTCGCCCATGCCGACGGAGTGATGGTCGCGCGCGGCGATCTCGGCGTGGAACTGGGGCCGGAGGCGGTGCCGGTCTTGCAAAAGCGTATCATCGCGACGGCCAATCGTCATCGGCGCCTGGTCATCACCGCGACGCAAATGCTGGAATCGATGACTCAACATACGCGACCGACGAGGGCGGAGGCGTCGGACGTCGCCAATGCCGTGTTCGACGGAACCGATGCCGTGATGCTCTCGGCGGAAACGGCCGTCGGACAGTATCCGGTTGAGGTGGTGCAGGTCATGGACCGAATCGTCCGGGCGGCGGAAGTCGAAACGGGGCCGGCATTCGTCAGAAGGGCCGCGAAGGAGGAGAGACGGCTGAGTTTCGAAGAGGCTATCTGCCTGTCTGCCTCATCGGCTGCCGCTGCGACCGGCGCGAGTGCGATTGTCGCGTTCAGCGAACGTGGCATGACGGCCCGGCTGGTGTCGAAACAACGTCCGGCTGCCCCGATTATTAGTTTTACCCCCTTTGCGCCGGTTCGCCGGCAAATGGCCTTATACTGGGGAGTCCTCCCACATACGATGGTGCAGATTCCGACCACCGACGAGCGGGTCAACGAAGCAGAGCGTCGGTTGAAGGCGGAAGGTCTCGTGTCGCCTGGGCAGCGCATTGTCATTTTGTCAGGGACCAGAATCGGGCAGCCCGGGGGGACGAATCTCATGAAACTGCATGAGGTAGGATAG
- a CDS encoding 6-phosphofructokinase, which produces MSGSDKQASDQLDFVTLEGLLAYGETLARRVSSGRYLLPPSPPPSTDRPERARAALDRIKAFIQRAQAGLPSAEAYRTARQTLLTEACGGDPVVFFAAWNLLLARGELAPLYRAPIGATQKPTHRRPVAIVPRTQLTPQLAEGRIVLDLGDDRFWLLPRDLGDRTLFLTMRHGVSEVESKTHRVGRRLANVLDHERGVPRADAVGAALARMVGVVGQQLGYLQLRNYLDPRTFLHLISHSPNTEQLCRRITQALLPDRTDAVHPHVEATLESQDFGWVTGMEKQAEIDAAAQAFGVDSKTAKRLIKHPFYSYPGGHSFFDLYVDVIDGLHWLGRAHPGEVLCLYTHSSTLRALRIYLDPRPFREAFSEFGEYKEGQDNVVLLTLENGKLSGYSTAVGLIESDRVAREAWVTVERERSQRVTLKPKRIKRLLALVSGGDFGGAGAALKELRVTGNRFGLEVFFVRHGFLGLANNWIDAVTEEDTRGMSSHASSPIGSSRFEDFKDEQVQRAAMRSLTPYLEDSALVVLGGDGSLRGARAIHETYGVQVVGIPGTIDNNIAGTTSLGFHSAVALANQSIESLKATSAAMGSIFFVEVMGAGSGHLALACAYQARAEGILVNEHPDPDAYIEEVVLGTLKRTLGVPNKSHIFIVAERTPHRHHKEGGVHGLVDYVAQTIASWPPRKETSGHYSLASATKATILGHTLRGAPPTPEDKMIAQHLAYETVRRLVEQPESIVGCMVAYHDPHRMETIPLHAVSPKPFDWELFTRMHGAELPNDTV; this is translated from the coding sequence ATGAGCGGATCGGACAAGCAGGCCAGCGACCAACTGGATTTCGTCACGCTGGAAGGGTTATTGGCGTATGGTGAAACCCTCGCTCGACGCGTCTCGAGCGGGCGATACCTGTTGCCGCCGTCCCCTCCCCCGTCCACCGACAGACCGGAGCGCGCACGAGCCGCTCTCGACCGCATCAAGGCCTTCATCCAGCGGGCACAAGCCGGCCTGCCCAGCGCCGAAGCGTATCGCACCGCTCGACAGACATTGCTGACGGAGGCCTGCGGCGGCGACCCGGTGGTGTTCTTCGCCGCCTGGAACCTGTTACTCGCACGCGGAGAACTCGCGCCGTTGTATCGGGCTCCGATCGGCGCCACACAAAAACCCACCCATCGCCGCCCGGTGGCGATCGTCCCGCGAACCCAACTGACGCCCCAACTCGCCGAAGGGCGCATCGTCCTCGACCTGGGCGACGACCGCTTCTGGCTGCTACCCCGCGACCTCGGCGACCGCACGCTGTTTCTCACGATGCGCCATGGGGTCTCGGAAGTGGAAAGCAAGACCCATCGCGTCGGACGGCGACTGGCGAATGTGTTGGATCATGAGCGCGGCGTGCCCAGAGCGGATGCGGTTGGGGCAGCCCTGGCCCGCATGGTGGGCGTCGTCGGCCAGCAATTGGGCTATCTGCAGCTCCGTAACTACCTGGATCCTCGCACGTTCCTGCACCTCATCAGCCACAGCCCGAATACCGAACAACTCTGCCGACGCATCACCCAAGCATTACTGCCCGACCGGACGGATGCCGTGCATCCCCATGTCGAGGCGACCCTGGAGTCACAGGATTTCGGCTGGGTCACGGGTATGGAAAAACAAGCGGAGATCGACGCAGCGGCCCAAGCCTTCGGCGTTGATTCAAAGACCGCCAAGCGGCTGATTAAGCACCCCTTCTACAGTTATCCCGGCGGGCATTCATTTTTCGATCTGTACGTCGATGTGATCGACGGATTGCACTGGTTGGGCCGGGCCCATCCCGGAGAAGTGCTCTGTCTGTATACCCATAGTTCGACATTACGCGCACTGCGCATCTACCTCGATCCTCGCCCCTTCCGCGAAGCCTTTTCCGAGTTCGGCGAATACAAGGAAGGCCAGGACAATGTGGTGCTGCTGACCTTGGAGAACGGTAAGCTCTCCGGCTACTCCACCGCCGTGGGCTTGATCGAAAGCGACCGGGTTGCTCGAGAAGCCTGGGTCACTGTGGAACGGGAGCGCAGCCAGCGCGTCACGCTCAAGCCGAAACGGATCAAGCGCCTCCTGGCTTTGGTCTCCGGGGGAGATTTCGGCGGCGCCGGGGCGGCCTTGAAGGAATTGCGCGTCACCGGGAATCGTTTCGGGCTGGAGGTGTTCTTCGTCCGGCATGGATTCCTGGGTCTGGCCAACAACTGGATCGATGCGGTCACCGAAGAAGATACGCGGGGCATGAGCAGCCATGCCAGCAGCCCCATCGGCAGCAGCCGCTTCGAGGACTTCAAGGACGAACAGGTGCAACGCGCCGCCATGCGTTCCCTCACGCCCTATCTCGAGGATTCCGCACTCGTCGTCCTCGGAGGCGACGGAAGTTTGCGCGGCGCGCGGGCCATCCACGAAACCTACGGCGTCCAGGTGGTGGGCATTCCCGGAACCATCGACAACAATATCGCCGGCACGACCTCGCTGGGCTTCCACTCCGCGGTTGCGCTCGCGAATCAATCCATCGAATCGCTCAAAGCCACCAGCGCCGCCATGGGCAGCATCTTTTTTGTCGAGGTCATGGGGGCCGGATCCGGCCACCTGGCGCTGGCCTGCGCTTACCAGGCCAGGGCGGAGGGCATCCTGGTCAACGAGCATCCTGACCCTGACGCGTACATTGAGGAGGTGGTGCTCGGCACACTGAAACGCACGTTGGGTGTTCCCAATAAGAGCCACATCTTTATCGTGGCGGAACGGACACCCCACCGTCACCACAAGGAAGGCGGGGTCCACGGGCTGGTCGATTATGTGGCCCAGACCATTGCCTCCTGGCCGCCGCGCAAAGAAACCTCCGGTCACTATTCGCTGGCCTCGGCCACGAAGGCCACGATTCTTGGACATACGTTGCGGGGTGCGCCTCCGACACCGGAAGATAAAATGATCGCGCAGCACTTGGCCTACGAAACGGTCCGCCGCCTCGTTGAACAACCGGAGAGCATCGTCGGCTGCATGGTGGCGTATCACGATCCCCACCGGATGGAAACGATCCCGCTCCACGCGGTGTCGCCCAAACCGTTCGACTGGGAATTGTTCACGCGCATGCATGGAGCCGAGCTGCCGAACGACACGGTGTGA
- a CDS encoding ribonuclease domain-containing protein: MGFSVAGEPRSTLQEAPASTLASASAQAPAFQDGLVRAGPQATQRDVRDTIPSAARETLKAIEERHGKPLPGYVGGRTFQNRERVLPRGRYREYDVHPKMAGKNRGAERIVIDQRSGKAYYTADHYRSFIPMN, translated from the coding sequence ATGGGATTCTCCGTCGCCGGTGAACCCCGCAGCACCCTGCAGGAGGCGCCGGCTTCCACCCTCGCGTCCGCATCCGCTCAGGCCCCAGCCTTTCAGGACGGGTTAGTTCGTGCTGGCCCCCAGGCCACCCAGCGAGACGTTCGGGATACCATCCCTTCAGCCGCCCGGGAAACCCTCAAGGCCATTGAGGAACGACATGGGAAACCCCTGCCCGGGTATGTGGGAGGACGCACGTTCCAAAATCGCGAGCGCGTGCTTCCACGCGGCCGCTATCGTGAATATGACGTCCATCCGAAAATGGCGGGGAAAAATCGCGGGGCCGAACGCATCGTCATCGACCAACGCAGCGGCAAGGCCTATTACACGGCCGATCACTATCGCTCTTTTATTCCGATGAATTGA
- a CDS encoding HAD family hydrolase: MTKKAEVDLLIFDLDGTLIESKWDIADSVNLTLRDLGVPERPQEEIFGFVGDGVKKLLRLAVGEGKTDLYDEALRIFRGHYLDHCLDRTVFYPGIDKVLTHFSAKPKAVATNKSIEYTNVILNGLGPKHFAYVVGGDNGFGLKPEPGMLVHVMEQLGVEKDRTVLIGDSTNDINGGHNAGIRVCAVGYGMGNRQKMAACQPDWFIERPEELMELFI; encoded by the coding sequence ATGACAAAGAAGGCTGAAGTCGATTTGCTCATCTTCGATCTCGACGGGACCCTCATCGAGTCGAAATGGGATATCGCCGACAGTGTCAACTTGACGCTGCGCGATTTGGGCGTCCCTGAGCGCCCGCAGGAAGAAATTTTCGGATTCGTCGGTGACGGCGTGAAGAAGCTCTTGCGTCTGGCGGTGGGCGAGGGCAAGACCGACTTATATGACGAGGCGCTCCGGATCTTTCGCGGACACTATCTGGATCATTGTCTCGATCGCACGGTGTTTTATCCCGGCATCGACAAGGTCCTGACGCATTTCTCCGCCAAGCCCAAGGCCGTGGCGACGAATAAATCGATCGAATATACCAATGTCATTCTGAACGGGCTTGGGCCGAAACATTTTGCCTACGTAGTTGGCGGCGACAACGGGTTCGGCCTGAAGCCCGAGCCGGGCATGCTGGTGCATGTGATGGAACAACTCGGAGTCGAGAAGGATCGCACGGTACTCATCGGCGACAGCACGAACGATATCAACGGTGGGCACAATGCGGGCATTCGGGTCTGTGCGGTGGGGTATGGCATGGGCAATCGACAAAAGATGGCGGCCTGCCAGCCCGATTGGTTTATTGAACGACCGGAAGAATTGATGGAGCTCTTCATATGA